One genomic window of Deinococcus carri includes the following:
- a CDS encoding DUF2239 family protein: MDDLTYTAFRGASRLFRGSLRDLLIHLKTQQNTPDPTSPLLLFEDWSGRQVDFDLRGTLKEVLERSAPTRKAGPGRPRLGVVSREVSLLPRHWEWLETQRGGASAALRRLVDEARRVNPDQERVRQAQAAAGGFMTVMAGDQPGFEEATRALYARDEAAFAAHTATWPAEIRAHARQLADPAFPTDSPPDSGQVEARGD; the protein is encoded by the coding sequence ATGGATGACCTGACCTACACGGCCTTCCGCGGTGCCTCGCGGCTGTTCCGCGGTTCGCTGCGCGACCTGCTGATCCATCTCAAAACGCAGCAGAACACCCCCGACCCCACCTCTCCCCTGCTGCTGTTCGAGGACTGGAGCGGGCGGCAGGTGGACTTCGACCTGCGCGGCACCCTGAAGGAGGTGCTGGAGCGGTCCGCACCCACCCGCAAGGCGGGACCGGGCCGCCCGCGCCTGGGCGTCGTCTCGCGCGAGGTATCGCTGCTGCCGCGCCACTGGGAATGGCTGGAAACGCAACGGGGCGGGGCTTCCGCGGCCCTGCGCCGCCTGGTGGACGAGGCACGCAGGGTGAATCCCGACCAGGAGCGCGTGCGGCAGGCCCAGGCTGCCGCCGGAGGCTTCATGACCGTGATGGCAGGCGACCAGCCCGGCTTCGAGGAGGCCACCCGCGCCCTGTACGCCCGCGACGAGGCCGCCTTCGCCGCCCATACCGCCACCTGGCCTGCAGAGATTCGCGCCCACGCCCGGCAGCTCGCAGACCCGGCCTTCCCCACAGACAGCCCACCGGACAGCGGGCAGGTAGAGGCGCGGGGGGACTGA
- a CDS encoding pseudouridine-5'-phosphate glycosidase produces the protein MSTSIRPEVAQLLDLHPEVAAALAAGQPVVALESTIISHGMPYPQNVEMARGVEAVVRENGATPATIAVLGGRLKVGLTPEELELLATDQGVQKISTRDLPFTVALGGHGATTVASTMRITSLAGIRVFATGGTGGVHRGAGESMDISADLTELARTDVCVVSAGVKSILDIGLTLEVLETQGVPALTLGSEEFPAFYSRQSGFPSPLTVQTEAEAARVLHAKWTLGLTGGVLLANPIPAEAEIPAAEITPHIEQALRDMDALGLTGKATTPYLLGRLVEITGGRSLAANIALVRHNAAVAARVASAYAALQS, from the coding sequence ATGTCTACCTCCATCCGCCCCGAAGTCGCTCAACTCCTGGACCTCCACCCCGAGGTCGCCGCCGCGCTCGCCGCCGGGCAACCCGTGGTGGCCCTGGAAAGCACCATCATCAGCCACGGGATGCCCTATCCGCAGAACGTGGAGATGGCGCGCGGCGTGGAGGCTGTGGTGCGCGAGAACGGCGCGACGCCCGCGACCATCGCCGTGCTGGGTGGCCGCCTCAAGGTGGGCCTCACCCCGGAGGAGCTGGAGTTGCTCGCCACCGACCAGGGCGTGCAGAAGATCAGCACCCGTGACCTCCCCTTTACCGTCGCGCTGGGCGGACACGGGGCGACCACGGTGGCCTCCACCATGCGGATCACCTCGCTGGCAGGCATCCGCGTCTTTGCGACGGGCGGCACCGGCGGCGTCCACCGGGGCGCGGGCGAGAGCATGGACATCAGCGCCGACCTCACCGAACTCGCCCGCACCGATGTATGCGTGGTCAGCGCCGGGGTCAAGAGCATCCTCGACATCGGCCTGACGCTGGAGGTGCTCGAAACCCAGGGCGTGCCCGCCCTCACGCTGGGCAGCGAGGAGTTCCCGGCCTTCTATTCGCGCCAGAGCGGCTTCCCCTCGCCCCTCACCGTGCAGACCGAGGCGGAAGCGGCCCGCGTGCTGCACGCCAAATGGACGCTGGGCCTGACCGGCGGCGTGCTGCTCGCCAACCCCATTCCCGCAGAGGCCGAGATTCCCGCCGCCGAGATTACCCCCCACATCGAGCAGGCCCTGCGCGATATGGACGCCCTGGGCCTGACCGGCAAGGCCACCACGCCCTACCTGCTGGGCCGCCTGGTCGAGATCACGGGGGGCCGCAGCCTCGCCGCGAACATCGCCCTGGTGCGGCACAACGCGGCGGTGGCGGCGCGGGTGGCCAGCGCCTACGCCGCTCTCCAGAGCTGA
- a CDS encoding dicarboxylate/amino acid:cation symporter, which yields MPRIFRSLYVQVLIAIVLGILVGFLFPSLGEGLKPLGDGFIKLIKMLIAPIIFATVVSGIAHMRDTRKVGRVGGKALIYFEVVTTFALVIGLVVANVLRPGHGMNVDPASLDASAISKYTQAAGEQSVSDFILHIIPDTLVSAFTQSDLLQVLLVAVLFGFALLRIGRVGETVLAGIEAVNSAVFVILGFVMRLAPIGAFGAMAFTIGKYGVGTLAQLGSLMLAFYLTCLLFVFGVLGLIARLAGFSVLKFIRYIKEELLLVLGTSSSESALPRLITKLEHAGANRSVVGLVVPAGYSFNLDGTSIYLTMATLFIAQATNTHLSLGQQLGVLGVLLLTSKGAAGVTGSGFITLAATLSAVGHVPVAGLALILGIDRFMSEARALTNFVGNGVAALVIARSENALDRDRLQRALNGENLPDLLPEVAAEERGEGRQLDSPRPV from the coding sequence ATGCCCAGAATCTTCCGCAGCCTGTACGTCCAGGTGCTCATCGCCATCGTGCTGGGCATCCTGGTGGGCTTTCTCTTTCCGTCCCTCGGCGAGGGCCTCAAGCCGCTGGGCGACGGGTTCATCAAGCTGATCAAGATGCTGATCGCGCCGATCATCTTCGCCACGGTGGTCAGCGGCATCGCCCATATGCGCGACACCCGCAAGGTCGGGCGTGTGGGGGGCAAGGCGCTGATCTACTTCGAGGTGGTCACGACCTTCGCGCTGGTTATCGGCCTGGTGGTCGCCAATGTCCTGCGGCCCGGCCACGGCATGAACGTCGACCCGGCCAGCCTGGACGCCAGCGCGATCAGCAAATACACCCAGGCCGCCGGGGAGCAGAGTGTCTCCGACTTCATCCTGCACATCATCCCCGACACGCTGGTGAGTGCCTTTACCCAGAGTGACCTGCTGCAGGTGCTACTGGTGGCGGTGCTGTTCGGCTTCGCGCTGCTGCGGATAGGCCGGGTGGGCGAGACGGTCCTAGCGGGCATCGAGGCCGTCAACAGCGCGGTCTTCGTGATTCTGGGCTTCGTGATGCGGCTGGCCCCCATCGGCGCGTTCGGCGCGATGGCCTTTACCATCGGCAAGTACGGCGTGGGGACGCTGGCGCAGCTCGGCTCCCTGATGCTGGCCTTTTACCTCACCTGCCTGCTGTTCGTGTTCGGGGTGCTGGGCCTGATCGCGCGCCTCGCGGGCTTCTCCGTCCTGAAGTTCATCCGCTACATCAAGGAAGAACTGCTGCTCGTGCTGGGCACCTCCTCCAGCGAGAGCGCCCTGCCGCGCCTGATTACCAAGCTGGAACACGCCGGGGCCAACCGCAGTGTGGTGGGGCTGGTGGTGCCTGCGGGGTACTCCTTCAACCTCGACGGCACCAGCATCTACCTGACGATGGCGACCCTCTTTATCGCGCAGGCCACCAACACGCACCTCTCGCTGGGGCAGCAACTCGGCGTCCTCGGCGTGCTGCTGCTGACCTCCAAGGGTGCGGCGGGCGTGACCGGCAGCGGCTTTATCACGCTGGCCGCGACCCTCAGCGCGGTGGGCCACGTTCCCGTCGCGGGCCTCGCGCTGATCCTGGGTATCGACCGCTTCATGAGCGAGGCGCGCGCGCTGACCAACTTCGTGGGCAACGGGGTGGCCGCGCTGGTGATCGCCCGCAGCGAGAATGCGCTCGACCGCGACCGTCTCCAGCGCGCCCTGAACGGGGAGAACCTGCCCGACCTGCTCCCCGAGGTCGCTGCCGAGGAACGCGGTGAGGGCCGCCAGCTCGACTCGCCGCGCCCGGTGTAA
- a CDS encoding VOC family protein, which yields MRALETCLYVDDLDRAETFYSEVLGLALYGKVAGRHLFYRLEGGMLLIFDPRASAQPGDVPPHAGKPGGHACLGIAREETDTWQARLTGHGLTVTRYAWGDRGESLYFMDPAGNVLELAPASIWGLPG from the coding sequence ATGCGCGCCCTCGAAACCTGCCTGTATGTGGACGACCTGGACCGGGCCGAGACCTTCTATTCGGAGGTGCTCGGCCTGGCGCTGTACGGCAAGGTGGCGGGGCGGCACCTCTTTTACCGGCTGGAAGGGGGCATGCTGCTGATCTTCGACCCGCGCGCGAGTGCCCAGCCGGGCGACGTGCCCCCGCACGCGGGCAAGCCGGGCGGTCACGCCTGCCTGGGCATCGCGCGCGAGGAGACGGACACCTGGCAGGCTCGGCTCACGGGGCACGGCCTTACGGTCACGCGCTACGCCTGGGGCGACCGGGGAGAGAGCCTGTACTTCATGGACCCCGCCGGAAACGTGCTGGAACTCGCGCCCGCGAGCATCTGGGGTCTTCCGGGCTGA
- a CDS encoding sensor histidine kinase, with protein sequence MFLRPAPTSVPDRVSSLAREVALPHTPRLLRVQSRLFLSIAAAFLLLALPLALLATATLRGAIHRTYADRALRESRLIATLPPVRAALEGDAQAHAGLNGLVNGYRALLGADYVVVTDRATRRLTHPNPARLGEPMVGGDFQSFLLGRSVTETVEGTLGRSVRAKVPVLAGDSAGNTRVLGLVSVGFLLPRLGDVFQAVVRVALPWYVGALALALLLASMLARRVRREMLDLEPEQIAGGLLHYRTVLNALEEGVLVVRGGQVHVMNPQARALLGVGGNAADTLPVPLTRLLPATVLDGPGPESPVPVTVRDRPLLVGVRPTPDGAQVVTLRDLARMRALADELTQAQRYADLLRAQTHEFTNRLHTLAGLLHLGETREALKLIYAQSDRHAAHADAVRALRHVRLAALVLGKYERAAELGLTLTLDPLTALPDHLPPGVLDLIELGAGNLLENAFEALDGGPGGEVCLLIAHDPEGLVVEVRDSGPGVPAHLAATLTQRGVSSKGPGRGVGLALVQARADALGATLMHDRVPDLGGRPWTRFTLEIPL encoded by the coding sequence GTGTTCCTGCGCCCCGCCCCCACGTCCGTCCCCGACCGCGTGTCCAGCCTGGCGCGCGAGGTGGCGCTGCCGCACACGCCCCGGCTGCTGCGGGTGCAGTCCCGGCTGTTTCTCTCGATTGCCGCCGCCTTTCTGCTGCTGGCGCTGCCGCTGGCCCTGCTGGCGACCGCCACCCTGCGCGGCGCAATTCACCGCACCTACGCCGACCGGGCGCTGCGCGAGTCGCGCCTGATCGCCACCCTGCCCCCCGTGCGGGCCGCGCTGGAAGGGGACGCGCAGGCCCACGCCGGGCTGAACGGGCTGGTCAACGGATACCGCGCGCTGCTGGGGGCCGACTACGTGGTCGTGACGGACCGGGCCACCCGGCGGCTGACCCACCCCAACCCCGCCCGGCTGGGCGAGCCGATGGTCGGTGGCGACTTCCAGAGCTTCCTGCTGGGCCGCAGCGTCACCGAGACGGTGGAGGGCACCCTGGGCCGCTCGGTGCGGGCCAAGGTGCCGGTTCTCGCCGGGGACAGCGCCGGGAACACCAGGGTCCTCGGCCTCGTCAGCGTGGGCTTTTTGCTGCCGCGCCTGGGCGACGTGTTTCAGGCGGTGGTGCGGGTGGCGCTGCCCTGGTACGTGGGGGCGCTGGCGCTGGCGCTGCTGCTGGCGTCCATGCTGGCCCGGCGGGTGCGGCGCGAGATGCTGGACCTCGAACCCGAGCAGATCGCGGGCGGGTTGCTGCACTACCGGACGGTCCTGAACGCCCTGGAAGAAGGCGTGCTGGTGGTGCGGGGCGGGCAGGTGCACGTGATGAATCCCCAGGCCCGCGCCCTGCTCGGCGTGGGCGGGAACGCGGCGGACACGTTGCCGGTGCCCCTCACGCGCCTGCTGCCCGCCACCGTGCTGGACGGCCCCGGCCCCGAATCCCCCGTCCCCGTGACGGTGCGCGACCGCCCCCTGCTGGTCGGCGTGCGGCCCACCCCCGACGGCGCGCAGGTGGTGACGCTGCGCGACCTGGCCCGCATGCGCGCCCTGGCCGACGAGCTGACCCAGGCGCAGCGCTATGCCGACCTGCTACGCGCCCAGACCCACGAGTTCACCAACCGGCTGCACACCCTGGCGGGCCTGCTGCACCTCGGGGAGACGCGGGAGGCCCTGAAGCTGATCTACGCGCAGTCGGACCGGCACGCCGCGCACGCCGACGCCGTGCGGGCGCTGCGCCACGTGCGCCTCGCCGCCCTGGTGCTGGGCAAGTACGAGCGGGCCGCCGAGCTGGGCCTGACCCTCACCCTCGATCCCCTCACCGCGCTGCCGGACCACCTGCCGCCCGGTGTGCTGGACCTGATCGAGCTGGGCGCAGGGAACCTGCTGGAAAACGCCTTCGAGGCGCTGGACGGTGGGCCGGGCGGCGAGGTGTGCCTGCTGATCGCCCACGACCCCGAGGGGCTGGTCGTGGAGGTGCGCGACAGCGGCCCCGGCGTGCCCGCCCACCTTGCCGCCACCCTCACCCAGCGGGGCGTGAGCAGCAAGGGACCGGGGCGCGGCGTGGGCCTCGCGCTGGTGCAGGCGCGCGCGGACGCCCTGGGGGCGACCCTCATGCACGACCGGGTGCCGGACCTGGGCGGCCGCCCCTGGACCCGCTTTACCCTGGAGATCCCGCTATGA
- a CDS encoding PfkB family carbohydrate kinase, with protein sequence MILTDRERELLALIRETPLATPEDLARRLGTTRAAVNVHVSNLMRKGALLGRGYVVAPEGQGRVVVVGGANVDVKARTLAPAVPGTSNPGRTTQAAGGVARNIAENLARLGVQTSLIAAVGRDAPADLLLRQTGDAGVDLRATLRLDQPTGTYTAVLDTSGELLIAVAAMQIMEALSPAVLSERRGVLRGAAWVVADGNLSAETLAHLLALCAEANVPAVFEPVSVPKAVRLLPALGAGQVPHTVTPNVAELGALVGCDVPDTPDALRDACAELHARGIRTVWVRRGTRGSLLSGPEGVTELPAQPARVTDVTGAGDAMLAAYLAALLAGEPPAEAARHGHAAAALTVESAEAVAPTLTPGALRARLAGPQP encoded by the coding sequence ATGATTCTGACCGACCGTGAACGCGAACTGCTCGCGCTGATTCGTGAGACGCCCCTCGCCACGCCCGAGGACCTCGCCCGCCGCCTGGGCACCACGCGGGCAGCGGTCAATGTGCATGTCAGCAACCTCATGCGCAAGGGCGCGCTGTTGGGGCGGGGCTATGTGGTCGCGCCGGAGGGGCAGGGACGGGTGGTGGTGGTCGGGGGCGCGAACGTGGATGTGAAGGCCCGGACCCTCGCGCCCGCCGTGCCCGGCACCAGCAACCCCGGCCGGACCACCCAGGCGGCGGGCGGAGTGGCCCGCAACATCGCGGAGAACCTGGCACGGCTGGGGGTCCAGACCAGCCTGATCGCGGCGGTGGGCCGGGACGCGCCCGCCGACCTGCTGCTGCGACAGACCGGGGACGCCGGGGTGGACCTGCGGGCCACGCTGCGCCTCGACCAGCCCACCGGCACCTACACCGCCGTGCTGGACACCAGCGGCGAACTCCTGATCGCGGTGGCCGCCATGCAGATCATGGAAGCCCTCTCCCCCGCCGTCCTGAGCGAGCGCCGGGGCGTGTTGCGCGGCGCGGCGTGGGTGGTCGCGGACGGCAACCTGAGTGCCGAGACCCTCGCGCACCTGCTCGCCCTCTGCGCGGAAGCGAACGTGCCCGCCGTCTTCGAGCCGGTCAGCGTTCCCAAGGCGGTCCGGCTGCTTCCCGCCCTGGGCGCGGGCCAGGTGCCCCACACCGTCACGCCCAACGTGGCGGAACTGGGCGCACTGGTGGGCTGCGACGTGCCCGATACCCCGGACGCCCTGCGCGACGCCTGCGCCGAACTGCACGCGCGGGGCATCCGGACCGTGTGGGTGCGGCGGGGCACGCGGGGCAGCCTGCTCTCCGGCCCTGAGGGCGTCACCGAACTGCCCGCGCAGCCGGCCCGCGTCACGGACGTGACGGGCGCAGGCGACGCCATGCTCGCCGCCTACCTCGCCGCCCTGCTCGCCGGGGAGCCGCCCGCCGAGGCCGCCCGGCACGGTCACGCCGCCGCCGCCCTGACTGTCGAGAGCGCCGAGGCCGTCGCCCCCACCCTCACGCCCGGCGCGCTGCGGGCACGGCTGGCAGGCCCGCAGCCCTGA
- a CDS encoding CorA family divalent cation transporter, with protein MPTTSPGLTGTGPAVSPAAQAPSREGGGGDPGMSVTLFDAGGEDREVQLSAGLVAGLGEDQLLWVDVPGQRAGELKSVAELLGLDQRAVQDLADPAPQPRVDSYGETFRVDVRAVREQNGRLHGDELNIVVGPNYLLTVHPENVGFVEEFAQQQRGNGQVGRLKAEAFLAALLNWHLNSFLHEAETLEGRLDRLDEAILRQPSGREFLSDLVQARRRVSELRRLLAEHRDVYSTLSRPDFKALADPEAAAYFDALEERFERAVTSVEGVREAVLGSFDLYMSSLGQRTNDTMRVLTIATVLMGLWALVAGVFGMNFDSTFQKTGWHGFEVVLVLLVLISALLLWFSRKRRWL; from the coding sequence ATGCCCACCACTTCCCCCGGCCTGACTGGAACCGGACCCGCCGTGTCCCCGGCGGCCCAAGCGCCTTCCCGTGAGGGTGGGGGCGGCGACCCCGGCATGAGCGTCACGCTGTTCGATGCGGGGGGCGAGGACCGGGAGGTGCAGCTCAGCGCGGGGCTGGTGGCGGGGCTGGGCGAGGACCAGCTTCTGTGGGTGGATGTGCCGGGGCAGCGGGCGGGGGAGCTGAAAAGCGTGGCCGAGCTGCTGGGCCTGGATCAGCGGGCGGTGCAGGACCTGGCGGATCCGGCCCCCCAGCCACGGGTGGACAGCTACGGCGAAACCTTCCGCGTGGACGTGCGGGCCGTGCGCGAGCAGAACGGGCGGCTGCACGGGGACGAGCTGAATATCGTGGTCGGCCCCAACTACCTGCTGACGGTGCATCCGGAGAATGTGGGTTTCGTGGAGGAATTCGCGCAGCAGCAGCGGGGCAACGGCCAGGTGGGGCGGCTCAAGGCGGAGGCGTTTCTGGCCGCGCTGCTCAACTGGCACCTGAACAGCTTCCTGCACGAGGCAGAAACCCTGGAAGGCCGCCTCGACCGGCTCGACGAGGCCATCTTGCGCCAGCCCTCCGGCCGGGAGTTCCTGAGTGACCTGGTGCAAGCCCGCCGCCGGGTCAGCGAGCTGCGCCGCCTGCTGGCCGAACACCGCGACGTATACAGCACCCTCAGCCGCCCGGATTTCAAGGCGCTGGCCGATCCCGAGGCCGCCGCGTACTTCGATGCCCTGGAGGAACGCTTCGAGCGGGCGGTCACGTCGGTCGAGGGCGTGCGGGAAGCGGTCCTGGGGTCGTTCGACCTGTACATGTCCAGCCTGGGCCAGCGCACCAACGACACCATGCGGGTGCTGACCATCGCCACCGTGCTGATGGGCCTGTGGGCACTGGTCGCGGGGGTCTTCGGCATGAACTTCGATTCCACCTTCCAGAAGACCGGGTGGCACGGCTTCGAGGTGGTCCTGGTGCTGCTGGTGCTGATTTCCGCGCTGCTGCTGTGGTTCAGCCGCAAGCGCCGCTGGCTGTGA
- a CDS encoding response regulator, with protein sequence MTPIRTLIVEDDPRIAALHRGLLEGAGDFEVLGTAETLRVARAMAGTLHPDLLLLDVYLPDGRGLDLLREWRARAERVDAILLTAASDIPSVQDALALGAADYLVKPCTPERFALALDRVRERAALWGQDAVRQGHLDALFTRPPAPASGLDPGTLHRVRAALRGGAYSASEIGQALGLSRVTAWRYLEHLVEAGEARAEPDARGIGRPVKRYRRA encoded by the coding sequence ATGACGCCCATCCGCACCCTGATCGTCGAGGACGACCCCCGCATCGCCGCGCTGCACCGGGGTCTGCTGGAAGGGGCCGGGGACTTCGAGGTGCTGGGCACGGCGGAGACGCTGCGGGTGGCGCGGGCGATGGCGGGCACGCTGCACCCCGACCTGCTGCTGCTCGACGTGTACCTGCCCGACGGGCGCGGGCTGGACCTGCTGCGCGAGTGGCGTGCCCGCGCCGAGCGGGTGGACGCCATTCTGCTCACCGCCGCCAGCGACATTCCCAGCGTGCAGGACGCGCTGGCGCTGGGAGCCGCCGACTACCTGGTGAAACCCTGCACGCCCGAACGCTTCGCCCTGGCCCTCGACCGCGTGCGCGAACGCGCGGCCCTGTGGGGGCAGGACGCCGTGCGGCAGGGGCACCTCGACGCGCTGTTTACCCGGCCCCCCGCGCCCGCCTCCGGTCTGGACCCCGGGACCCTCCACCGCGTCCGCGCGGCCCTGCGCGGCGGGGCGTACAGCGCCAGCGAGATCGGGCAGGCCCTGGGCCTCAGCCGCGTCACCGCCTGGCGCTACCTCGAACATCTGGTGGAGGCGGGCGAGGCCCGCGCCGAGCCGGACGCGCGGGGCATCGGCCGACCCGTGAAACGCTACCGGCGGGCATGA
- a CDS encoding CoA ester lyase, whose translation MSAKPWRSVLYVPGDKPRAVDKARTLGADAVILDLEDAVAPEHKDAARENVRAALQSRWPCPVLVRVNGLGTPWEHADREMSLLAGVDGLVLPKVEDARTVRELHLRVPLWAMIETPSGVLHAPEIAAVPGVAGLLVGANDLARALRTRPHPERLPLLHALSAVVLAARAAGKVPLDAVFNDVRDPEGFARECAQGRTLGFAGKTVIHPGQVEAANAAFGVTDAGAQEARALLAAWEEARAEGKSVATYRGALVEQMHVDEAREVLDLWEATRQDSTL comes from the coding sequence GTGAGCGCTAAGCCCTGGCGCTCGGTGCTGTACGTGCCGGGCGACAAACCGCGCGCGGTGGACAAGGCCCGCACGCTGGGCGCGGACGCGGTGATTCTGGACCTGGAGGACGCCGTGGCCCCCGAACACAAGGATGCGGCGCGGGAGAACGTGCGGGCGGCGCTGCAAAGCCGCTGGCCCTGCCCCGTTCTGGTGCGCGTGAACGGCCTGGGCACACCCTGGGAACACGCCGACCGCGAGATGTCGCTGCTGGCCGGGGTCGACGGCCTGGTGCTGCCCAAGGTGGAGGACGCCCGCACCGTGCGCGAACTGCACCTGCGGGTGCCGCTGTGGGCGATGATCGAGACGCCCTCCGGCGTGCTGCACGCGCCGGAAATCGCGGCGGTGCCGGGCGTGGCCGGGCTGCTCGTGGGCGCGAACGACCTCGCGCGGGCGCTGCGGACCCGCCCGCACCCCGAGCGCCTGCCGCTGCTGCACGCGCTGTCGGCGGTGGTGCTGGCGGCGCGTGCGGCGGGCAAGGTGCCGCTCGACGCCGTCTTCAACGACGTGCGCGACCCGGAAGGCTTCGCCCGCGAGTGCGCGCAGGGCCGCACGCTGGGCTTTGCCGGGAAAACGGTGATTCATCCGGGGCAGGTGGAGGCTGCCAACGCCGCCTTTGGCGTGACGGACGCGGGGGCGCAGGAGGCCCGCGCCCTGCTGGCCGCCTGGGAGGAGGCGCGGGCAGAAGGCAAAAGCGTGGCGACCTACCGGGGCGCACTGGTGGAACAGATGCACGTGGATGAGGCGCGGGAAGTGCTGGACCTGTGGGAGGCAACGCGCCAGGACAGCACACTCTGA
- a CDS encoding RIO1 family regulatory kinase/ATPase, which yields MRAGRSGWPADELADEDTFERRRKTRTRRPQGRRRLEDLTAGETGTPPEGVIRFLLDRGHITEVVAELKSGKEATAYVARGPRGSVLLKLYRDLEARSFKQDGVYREGQVILDKRAARAMQARSRKGLEMLQAGWVCAEYAHLWHLWRAGLNVPEPLVGPEPTEYGQTVPAVLMRLIGSEDHPAPRLSDARLSPAEAHSAWQQAVQGMADLLRLGYAHGDYSTYNLLWWENTVILIDFPQLTTRQNPNFQQLLRRDAESLATSFRRHGLTESGEQTLREVQRRAAGPGPTPRVLLP from the coding sequence TTGAGGGCTGGCCGCTCCGGCTGGCCCGCCGATGAACTGGCCGACGAGGACACCTTTGAGCGCCGCCGCAAGACCCGGACCCGCCGGCCGCAGGGCCGCAGGCGACTGGAAGACCTGACCGCGGGCGAGACGGGCACGCCGCCCGAGGGCGTGATTCGCTTCCTGCTGGACCGGGGCCACATCACCGAGGTGGTGGCCGAACTCAAGAGCGGCAAGGAGGCCACGGCCTACGTGGCGCGCGGACCGCGCGGCAGCGTCCTGCTGAAGCTCTACCGCGATCTGGAGGCCCGCTCCTTCAAGCAGGACGGCGTGTACCGCGAGGGCCAGGTGATTCTGGACAAACGCGCCGCGCGGGCGATGCAGGCCCGCAGCCGCAAGGGCCTGGAGATGCTTCAGGCGGGCTGGGTCTGCGCCGAGTACGCCCACCTGTGGCACCTGTGGCGCGCAGGCCTGAACGTCCCCGAGCCGCTGGTCGGCCCCGAACCCACCGAGTACGGCCAGACCGTCCCCGCTGTCCTGATGCGCCTGATCGGCAGCGAGGACCACCCCGCCCCCCGCCTGAGCGACGCCCGCCTCAGCCCGGCAGAGGCCCACAGCGCCTGGCAACAGGCTGTGCAGGGCATGGCCGACCTGCTGCGGCTGGGCTACGCCCACGGCGACTACAGCACCTACAACCTCTTGTGGTGGGAGAACACCGTGATCCTTATCGATTTTCCGCAGCTCACGACCCGGCAGAACCCCAACTTCCAGCAACTCCTGCGCCGCGACGCCGAGAGCCTCGCCACCAGCTTCCGCCGGCACGGCCTCACCGAGAGTGGCGAACAGACCCTGCGCGAGGTGCAGCGCCGCGCGGCGGGACCGGGACCGACCCCGCGGGTGCTGCTGCCCTGA